GGTGCGGGCACGTCGAGTTGATGAGGCTTCGCAAAAACGTCCTACGGCGAGGAGGGCGAGATCGGGCCAGCCGCCGAGGGCCGCTAACTTCGTCTTCCCGGCGACGATGCGCCGCGCGTGCTGGGTCGCGGCAGACCTATACAGGAACGCTCGAACGGCACGACGGCCGTCAGTTCGCCGAGGTGATCGGGGGCGAACCTCCCCGCGGCCACGGTCACCGTACGAGTGATAGCCGTCAGCGGCGACGGCAGGACAGAATGCAACAGCAACGGAGCTCCTCGGGAACAAGCTGTCTTGGTCGACTGCCTGTACCAACGAGCTCCGTTGCGCTTTGCCCTCGACCCCTCAACGCACTTGCGTGACCTGCGGAAACGCTAACTACCCGGCCTTGGGGGAAGGCCCCACGTCCCGACTGGCGGCCCTCGACCTCGCAGCATGAGACCAATTGGGCAACAGGGTCATCGAGAGCTGGTACAACTTGCACCGACTGCACAGCAGCCTCGGCTACCGCAGCCCCGCCGACTACGAGACCGCACTGGCGGCCTGACCACCACACCAAGGGTGTCCGTCAAAGCGGAACAAGCTCAGATCTTCTCTGGCAAGAACAAGTGCGCCGCCCAGAAGTGGGTGCGAAACACGTTGGCCGCCCCGTCCCGCGCGCCACCGTGGCGCTCACGCGTCGCCGTTCGACCAGACCTGACGGGCGCCGACCCACGTGGCGCGCACCGGAACGGCCGCGAGGGCGTCGGGGGCGGTGGCGAACAGGTCTTGGCCGAGCACGGTGAAGTCGGCCAGGTATCCGGGAGCGATGCGGCCCTTGAGGTGGGACTCGCCTGTGGCGCGCGCGGAGCCGACGGTGTAGACGCTCAGAGCCTCACGCACCGTCAGGGCTCGGTCGGCGCCGAGGACATCGCCCTCGCTGGTGCGCCGGGTGACCATCGTCTGGAGTGCGAGCAGCGGCTCGAGGGGACCCGCCGGGTGGTCGGACGAGCCCGCGACGACGACGCCGGCGTCCAGAAAGGAGCGGTGGTCACTGACCCGTTCGGCGCGCGCGTCACCGTAGTAGCGGCGCAGCTTGGAGCCGTGCCCGTGGACGAATGCGCCGAACGGCACAGGGGTGACCTCTGCGGCGCGGATCCGCCGGACCAGGTTCTCGTCGACGAGGGAGCAGTGCTCGATGCGGTGGTTGATCCGCTGCTCGGGGTGGGCGGCGCGGGCTGCCTCAATTGCGTCGAGGACCTGAGAGACAGCCAGGTCGCCGTTGGCGTGCACGCCGACGCGCAGGCCTGCGGCGTGCAGGGCAAGCACCGCGTCGGCGAGCTCGGCCTCGTCCAGGAGCTGAATGCCGTTGGCGGACCCGGTCTCGGCCGGGTAGGGGTCGCGGCACAGGCAGGTGCCCCCGGCCAGCGCGCCATCCATGATGATCTTGACGCCGACGATGCGCAGCCACTCGTCGCCGAAACCGGCGTGCAGGCCCGCGTGGCGCAGGGCGTCCGCATAGCGATGCCACAGGAGGGTGCCCACCCGCATGGTCAGCCGGCCGCGCTCGCGCATGTGCTGATAGGTGCGCAGTGCGGCCGGGGGGGTCACGGCGTCGCAGACGGAGGTGATGCCGGCGGCGTGGTAGGCGGTGAAGACGTCGGCCAGCGGTTCGAGCAGGGCCTCGGGCGCTTCCTGCGGGAGCAGGGCGGCTTCGCCGGAGGCACGGTAGAGCTGGTCGAACCAGGTCCGCTCGTAGAGCCAGCCGTCCAGTCGGCCCGTCGTGTCGCGGCCCAGGTCGCCGCCGGTCTGGGGGCCGCTGCCGTCGTGCAGACCGGTCAGCGTCAGCGCCGCGGAACCGGCGACCGCCATGTGGAACGAGAAGTGGATCACCAGGACCGGGTGGCGGGTGGTGATCGCGTCGATCGCGGCGCGATCGAGGCGGCCGTCGGGGTCGGCGGCAGGGTTGTAGCCCTGGACGACGATCCATCGGCCCGGCTCGGTGGCGGCCACTCGCGCCGCGAGCCGCTCCCGGGGGGTTCCGGCGCCCGCCCCCAGGTCGAGCCGGAGAGCGGCGTTGGCCACCTCCATGGGGTGGCAGTGCGCGTCGTGGAAGCCGGGCACCAGGTGGGCATCGCCCAGATCGACGGTCTCGGCGCCCGGCAGTGCCGCGTACGCCTCGGCTGCCTCGCCGACTGCGGCGATCCTCTCGCCGACGGTGGCGAGGACCTGGGCATCGGCCTCGCCGTCCAGGGTGGTGATACGGCGGGCCCGGACGATGCGCACAGGCGCGGGAGGGGCGACGGGGCCGTGCTGCCGGTTGATCGCGGTGGTCATACGTTCGGTCTCCTTCTTGTGCCTTGTTCCCGTACGGCTGGACATGTCGCCGAGGACGGCGGCCGGACGGGAACGAGGGGGGCGGTGCGGTGGTGCGGCGACGTCCGGCGGACGGTCGCTCGTGACGGTGTGTCTTCGGGGAAGGGACTGCGAGGTCAGCGCACGGGTGTCGGGGCCGGCGCCGGGGCCTCTCGCTCCTCCTCGGCGGCACGGCTGCCCCGCAGGCGCAAGACCGCCTCGGCCACCACTGCCACCAGGACGTTGACCGCCAGGGAGATGAGACCGTGGCTCACCGGACCGTCGTAGATGCCGCCGAAGGTCAGCCAGATGAGGACGGCCTCGCCGGCGACGATGCCCGCCCCCGCCGCTGGTGCGCGCAGCAACGGGCGCCTGGTCAGGGCGGCGGCCGTCGCCGGGGCCATCTGGGTGAGGCCGCTGTAGGTGAGCAGGAGCAGGTTGGCGAGAGCGTCGGGCCGGGTGATACCCAAAACGAGGGCGACCCCGACACCGGCCACCACAGTGGTGTGGTTGACGATGAGCGCGCGACGGGGGTCCTGTACGCGCAGCACATTGCGGGCCACCATGGTCGACATGCCGAGCACGATGGCGGCGGCCGGGACCATGGCAGTGGCGGCCGCTGCGACGGCCACGACGCCCACGAGCCAAGCGGGCAGTGCCTGGGAGACCAGGGTGAGCAGGACTCCGTTGTTCCCGTTCACGGGAGCCGAGAGCGCGGTGATCGCGACAAAGCCTACGATGATCGGGATGGCCTGGGTAGCTCCGTAGACGGGCATCCAGATGCTGTTCTTACGCAGGGCGCGCTCGGAGTCGGCGGCCATGACCGCGGGCCAACCGTGAGGCATCGTCATGAACAGCACACTGAACAGACTGGTCAGCATCGCGGTGAAGAACCAGACGGTGCCGTGCGGGCCACTGTGCGGGACACTGAGCAGCTCACTGTGGTGGGAGCGCAGTTCACCGCCGAGGCTGCCGAGCCCGCCATGAAAGTGGGCGGGGACAGCGACGAGCAGGACGATCAGGACGACCAACATCAGGGCGTCCTTGAAGTACGCGGTTCTGGCGACACCGTGGATGCCGGACCACAACACGAAGGCAACGATGAGCACCGAGGCGAGGATCATCGCGGGGGTGCCGACGTTGTCCTTGCCGGTGGCGAGTTCGACGACCAGGCCGAGTCCGGTGATCTGCAGTTGCAGATAGGGCAGCAGGAAGAGCACGCCGAAGACAGCGGTGACGGTGCCGAGCAGGGGGCTGCGGTAGCGATCGGCGAAGAAGTCGCCTTGCGTGACATGGCCGCGTTCTCGCCCCATGCGCCACACGATCGGGCTGATGACGTAGAGGCCGACGTAGGCGATGGGCAGGTACGGCAGGGCGTAGACGACTGCGACACCGGAGCTGAAGGCCAGGCCCGCGAGGCCCAGGAACGTGAAGGTCGTGTAGATCTCCCCAGCCTGCAGGAACCAGGTGGTCAGGGCGCCGAAGTTACGGCCTCCGACGCTCCACTCCTCAAGATTGGCGGCGGGCTTGCGACGGCCCATCATTCCGAGTAGGCCGATGACGACTATGCCGACGACGCAGACGACAAGGACGGTGCTCATCGGCGCTCCTCCTGGAGGTTTTGGGGGTCGGCAGCGAGCGCAGTGCGGCGCCGCTCGACGAAGGCGAGGGCAGGGGTCAGGGCGAGGACCCAGACGACGGACCAGACCAGCAGGGACGGCATGCCGAACCACAAGTGCGGTCCGTTGACGAAAGGCAGCCAGACAGCTGACAGCAGGGCCACTACAGGCACGGCCGTCAGCAACCACGGAAGGCGCATGGCGAACTCCGAGACATGTCGCGAGTCGGTGGTCGGCTGCCGAGAGACGGACAGCCACCGCGGCGGACGGCCGGCGGCCGTTGCCAAATCACACAAGGAGCTTGAAACTCCTGGAGTGCACCCCATGGATTTCTGCATAATTCATTCAGGAGAGATGCCACAGTGACCGATTCCGCCACCGGCTTCCTGGACGAGCTGGACCTGTCCCTGGTCAATGCGCTCCAGACCTCGCCCCGCGCGTCCTGGGCGCGGGTAGGAAGGGCCATCGAGGTCAGCCCGGTGACAGCGGCGCGGCGCTGGGAGCGGCTGCGCGCCCAGGGCCTGGTCTGGGTGACCGCGTACGGCGGAGCCTTCGTCAACCACCACCACTGTGTCGCCATCGTCGGCGTGGACTGCGAACCCGGCCGCATCCCAGCGATCTCGGCCGCGCTTGCCGAGCAACCGCAGATCGCCAGCATCGAGCACACAGCGGGCCATCACGACCTGTCCCTCAACGTCATGGTGGACTCGCTGGCCGACCTCTCCCGGCTGCACACCGAGGTCCTCGGGAGACTGCCCGGGGTGCGTGCCACACACAGCCGGATCGTCACCCGGTTCTTCACCGAGGGCTCCCGCTGGGACATTCGCGCCATCAGCCGCGACCAGCGCGAGACAGTCCGCTCCGGGACGCCCCCCGCGGTGGGTGACGTCGATCCCGCACCGGCCGAGGCCGACCGGGAGCCGCTGCTCGCACTCGGCGCCGACGGGCGCGCCGGATACGGCGAATTGGCCCGGCGCACGGGAATGAGTGAGTCGACGGTGCGGCGCCGGGTGGCGTGGATGGTGCGCACGGGGGCCGCGCTGCCGCGCTGCGAGGTGGCCCACACCTACTCGCCGTATCCGGTGTTCGCCACCTTCCACGCGAACGTGCCCTCCGACGCCCTGGCCCGGGTCGGCCCCGCACTGGCCGCGCTGCCGGAGGTGCGGATGTGCGCGGCGACCACCTCGAACCACAACCTGGTGGTCAACAGCTGGGTGCGCTGCACGCCCGACGTGCTGCGCCTGGAGTCGTACATCGCCGAGCGTTTTCCGGAGATCGCTGTGGCCGACCGCTCCCTCACGCTCGGCAATCCCAAGCGCATGGGCTGGATCCTCGACGAGGCGGGGCGGGCGGTGCGGCACGTACCCATCGACCTGTGGCGACGGCCGGGGGTCGGCTGAGCCACCAGCGTCAGTGCCTCTCACGCCGCGACGAGCCAATGGGCAGCGACACCAGCGCCGAGACGGCAGCCAATAGATGCCCCTATGGTTCGTCAAGCGGCAGCAGGCACCACGGTTGTCGCCGGAGGCCGGATGTGCCGGTAGGGCACTGTCACGTTGGCGGGCGGCGTGGGAGGAACCTCGACGTTGATCATGCTGGAGGGGGATCGTCCGTGGTGAGCGCGTTGCCGTCGTATAAGGGGCACCGGTACCCGGTCGAGGTCATCTCCCACTGCGTGTGGCTGTGCTTCCGCTTTCCGCTCAGCTTCCGTGAGGTGGAGGAGCTGATGCTCCGGCGCGGTGTCACCGTCTCGTACGAGACGGTCCGCCGGTGGTGTGTGAAGTTCGGGCTGGCCTACGCCGACGGACTGCGCCGCCGACGGCCCCGGCCCGGGGACAAGTGGCTCTACCTTCTTGAACGGGTTGGTCCTCCCGTTCGTAGGGTGAGGACACCCAGGGGAGCTGGGTGTGGCTGACAAGTGGCTGCCGTTCGTGGCTTCAGGTGCTTGGCCGCCTGGCTCCCCACGACGACTCGGCCGCCGATTGGGAAGTGCGAACAAGTCGCTGTGTAGAGCAATGCCGGCGAGGTCGTCCGTGGTACGCAAGGCATGTACGACCGAATGGAGCACGATGAGCCGGATATGGGCGGGAACCGACTGCGGCAAGACCCACCACCACTGCCTGGTCCTGGACAGCGAGGGCGACACGCTGCTGTCGCGTCGGGTGGCCAACGACGAGCCGGAACTGCTGAAGCTGATCGGTGACGTCCTGGACCTCGCCGACGGCGGCAAGACGACCTGGGCGCTTGACATGACCGGCGGCGAGCCCGGCCTGCTGATCGCCCTTCTGGTCAACCATGGCCAGGAGCTCGTCTACATCCCCGGTATCGCGGTCAACCGGGCCACCGACAGCTACCGCGGCCAGGGCAAGACGGACGCCCGTGACGCCCGCGTGATCGCCGACCAGGCCCGGATGCGCCGCGACCTCCAGCCGATCCGCCCCGGCGACGAAGCCACGCTCGAGCTGCGGCTGCTGACCGACCACCGCGTCGATCTGGTCGCCGACCGCACCCGCACCACCAACCGGCTCAAGGCCCTGCTGAACAGCATGTTTCCGGCCCTGGAACGGGCCCTCGACCTGGGTAACGTCGGCCCGCTGGTGCTGCTAACCGGTTACCAGACACCGGCAGCGATCCGCCGCGCGGGCAGTCGGCGGCTGACCGCCTGGCTGCGCAACCGCAAGGTCTGCAACGCTGCTGCCCTCGCCGAGAAGGTGGTTGAGGCCGCCGAGCGCCAGCACACCGCCGTCGTGGGTGAGAAGGCCATCGCGAAGATGGTGCACACCCTCGCCAAGGAGGTGATGGTCCTCAACGAGAAGATCACCGAGACCGACAAACTCATCGAGGGCCGGTTTCGCGAACACGAACTGGCCGACGTGATCCAGTCCATGCCCGGCATCGGCACGATCCTCGGTGCCGAGTTCCTCGTCGCCGTCGGCGGCAGCCTGGACGCCTTCCCCACGGCCGACCGGCTCGCGGCCTTCGCCGGCGTGGTCCCCGCCCCACGCGACTCCGGCCAGGTCAGCGGTAACGACCACCGACCGACGAGATACCACCGTCGCCTGCAGCGCGTCTTCTACATCTCCGCGCTGGTCAGCGTCCAACGAGACCCCAACTCACGGAAGTTTTACGACCGCAAGCGCGCCGAGGGGAAACGGCACGTCCAGGCCGTCCTCGCGCTCGCACGCCGTCGCGTCAACGTCCTGTGGGCTCTGATCCGTGACCGACGGTGCTACCAGGTCATACCCTCAGTGACGACGGCGGCTTGACATCGGCATTGGGAAGCATCTGGACGAGGTCTTCATCAAGATCAACGGCGAGCGGGAGTACCTGTGGCGGGCCGTCGACCAGGACGCAAACGTGCTCGACATCCTCGTCCAGGGAAGCGGGACAAAGCCGCGGCCGGCGCTTCTTTCGCAGGCTGATGAAGAAGACCGGTGCGGTACCGCGGGTGGTCGTCACGGACAAGCTTCGCTCCTACGGTGCCGCTCACCGCGAGGTCATGCCCTCCGTCGAGCATCGCTCCCACAAGGGCCTGAACAACCGGGCCGAGAACGGTCATCAGCCCACCAGACAGCGTGAACGCGCGATGAAAGGCTTCCGCTCCGCCGGCGGAGCACAACGCTTCCTGTCCGCGTTCAGCGGCATCTCACCCCACTTCCGACCCCGCCGCCACCTCATGGCCGCACCCGACTACCGCGCCGAAATGACCGTCCGCTTCACCATCTGGGAGCAGATCACCGGCGCCACCGGCCTGCCCACCACACCCTGAACACACAGCCGGAACCCGACCGCACCACACCCTGTCACGCCGTCAGACACCCACCCAACAACGTGACAGTGCCCGCCGTCATGCTCTGGAGGCAGATCGACTCCAGCAGGTGGCTGGCCGTCGGCCTCGACACCCTGGCCGAAGCACACGCTCTGGCCGGTGATCACACAGCCGCGGCTCGTGCCCGCGACGAGGCCGAAGGGGCGCGTAAGGCTTACTGATTTCGGCGTTTCGGGGTCTGGATTTGTGTCGGGAGGGGTGACGCGGTCCGTCCGGGCCGGTATGCCGGAGGCATGCGGTATCCGGACGGGGGCGGGCTGACCGCCGAGCAGCGCAGGCGCCGGGAAGCGATACGGATGCGGGCCGTTGACCTCTTCGATGAGGGCGTGGAAGTCCCTTGCATCGCCCGGGAGTTACGGGTGAGTGAGAAGTCGGTCCACCAGTGGCGCCGCACCTGGGGGACGGGCGGACGCGAGGCGTTGCGTTCCAGAGGCCCCTGCGGCTACGACTGTCGGCTCGGCCCGCACCTGCAGACCAAGCTCGCGATGTGGCTTGCTGAGGGGCCGCGCACGGCTGGGCGGACGGCCAGGTGTGGACCGCCGCGCGGGTACGCACGTTGATCGGGCGGAAGTTCCGACTCGTCCGAGCAGCGGGGACGCCGGAGCGACACGGTTTGCCGTGTCCACTGGCGTTCGACCTGGTCGATCTCTGCGGGCGTGACATTGTCGACTGCGGCGTTTGCGCGGTGAGGCTCACTGCTGACGGGAATACAGAATCTCTCGCTGAGTTCACCGTCGGCTTTCGGCCTGAGACGACCGATGAGGGCCGGTGCGTACGTGCGCACGCATCCCTTGCAGGCCGAACAGGATGAGAAGCTCAACCACGCCGCCGTCGGCGCTGCCCAGCCAGTGGGGCAAGGACGTGTCGAACTCGGCTGCCTCACCGGGCGGCAGCGTCAGGTCGCGGTCGCCGATCACGAGTCGCAGGCGCCCGTTGAGCACATAGAGCCATTCGAAGCCCTCGTGGGTCTGCGGGGTCGGTTCGAGTGGTTCCGGGTGGGCAGGGATGATCATCTTGAACGCGTGCACACCGCCCGGTCGCCGCGACAGGGGCACAAAGGTCATTCCGAACCGGCTGATCGGCTTGAGGTGGATCCGGGGGTCGCCGGTGCGCGGGGCACCGACGAGGTCGTCCAGCGGAACGTCGTAGATACGGGCCAGCGCCAGCAGCAGTTCCAGGCTCGGCCGGCGCTGCCCGCTCTCCAGCCGGGACAGGCTGCTCTCCGACACGCCGGTCGTCGCCGCGAGGTCGGCGAGCGTGATGCCGCGGTCACGACGCAGAGCACGAAGCCGCGGCCCCACCGCGCCAAGCACGTCGTCGTCCGTCTTGCGATCCACGCGGCCATCTTGCCATTACCGCAAGATTTCGTGCCAGGTCGTGGTGCGCCTGACAAGACTGAGCGCCTACCGACACAAGGAGTCTTGATGAGCACCACCGAAGCGGTCGCCTTCTGGGACAGCGTCTACGCGGCCCGACCGGCAGCCGGCAACCCGCAGCCGAATGCTCGCCTCACCGAGACGGTGACGGGCCTGCCGCCCGGTGACGCGTTGGACCTCGGATGCGGCGACGGCGGCGACACGCTGTGGCTCGCCAGCCAGGGGTGGCAGGTCACCGCCGCCGACATCTCGGCCGTGGCGGTCGAGCGGCTCGCCGTCCTCGCCCGCTCACACGGCCTGGGTGACCGCGTCACCACCGTGCGGGCCGACTTGCACAAGTCTTTCCCGCCCAGCGGATTCGACCTGGTCTG
This genomic interval from Streptomyces sp. NBC_00376 contains the following:
- a CDS encoding helix-turn-helix domain-containing protein, whose amino-acid sequence is MDRKTDDDVLGAVGPRLRALRRDRGITLADLAATTGVSESSLSRLESGQRRPSLELLLALARIYDVPLDDLVGAPRTGDPRIHLKPISRFGMTFVPLSRRPGGVHAFKMIIPAHPEPLEPTPQTHEGFEWLYVLNGRLRLVIGDRDLTLPPGEAAEFDTSLPHWLGSADGGVVELLILFGLQGMRAHVRTGPHRSSQAESRR
- a CDS encoding class I SAM-dependent methyltransferase; this encodes MSTTEAVAFWDSVYAARPAAGNPQPNARLTETVTGLPPGDALDLGCGDGGDTLWLASQGWQVTAADISAVAVERLAVLARSHGLGDRVTTVRADLHKSFPPSGFDLVCAHYLHTPFDLDRATVLRSAAHALRPGGRLLVVDHGSAAPWSWNQDPDIRYPSPREVAAGIDLAPETWTVERADAPRRIATGPDGRTAEVTDHVLLIRRTA
- a CDS encoding sodium:solute symporter family protein, translated to MSTVLVVCVVGIVVIGLLGMMGRRKPAANLEEWSVGGRNFGALTTWFLQAGEIYTTFTFLGLAGLAFSSGVAVVYALPYLPIAYVGLYVISPIVWRMGRERGHVTQGDFFADRYRSPLLGTVTAVFGVLFLLPYLQLQITGLGLVVELATGKDNVGTPAMILASVLIVAFVLWSGIHGVARTAYFKDALMLVVLIVLLVAVPAHFHGGLGSLGGELRSHHSELLSVPHSGPHGTVWFFTAMLTSLFSVLFMTMPHGWPAVMAADSERALRKNSIWMPVYGATQAIPIIVGFVAITALSAPVNGNNGVLLTLVSQALPAWLVGVVAVAAAATAMVPAAAIVLGMSTMVARNVLRVQDPRRALIVNHTTVVAGVGVALVLGITRPDALANLLLLTYSGLTQMAPATAAALTRRPLLRAPAAGAGIVAGEAVLIWLTFGGIYDGPVSHGLISLAVNVLVAVVAEAVLRLRGSRAAEEEREAPAPAPTPVR
- a CDS encoding Lrp/AsnC family transcriptional regulator, with protein sequence MTDSATGFLDELDLSLVNALQTSPRASWARVGRAIEVSPVTAARRWERLRAQGLVWVTAYGGAFVNHHHCVAIVGVDCEPGRIPAISAALAEQPQIASIEHTAGHHDLSLNVMVDSLADLSRLHTEVLGRLPGVRATHSRIVTRFFTEGSRWDIRAISRDQRETVRSGTPPAVGDVDPAPAEADREPLLALGADGRAGYGELARRTGMSESTVRRRVAWMVRTGAALPRCEVAHTYSPYPVFATFHANVPSDALARVGPALAALPEVRMCAATTSNHNLVVNSWVRCTPDVLRLESYIAERFPEIAVADRSLTLGNPKRMGWILDEAGRAVRHVPIDLWRRPGVG
- a CDS encoding IS110 family transposase translates to MSRIWAGTDCGKTHHHCLVLDSEGDTLLSRRVANDEPELLKLIGDVLDLADGGKTTWALDMTGGEPGLLIALLVNHGQELVYIPGIAVNRATDSYRGQGKTDARDARVIADQARMRRDLQPIRPGDEATLELRLLTDHRVDLVADRTRTTNRLKALLNSMFPALERALDLGNVGPLVLLTGYQTPAAIRRAGSRRLTAWLRNRKVCNAAALAEKVVEAAERQHTAVVGEKAIAKMVHTLAKEVMVLNEKITETDKLIEGRFREHELADVIQSMPGIGTILGAEFLVAVGGSLDAFPTADRLAAFAGVVPAPRDSGQVSGNDHRPTRYHRRLQRVFYISALVSVQRDPNSRKFYDRKRAEGKRHVQAVLALARRRVNVLWALIRDRRCYQVIPSVTTAA
- a CDS encoding amidohydrolase, coding for MTTAINRQHGPVAPPAPVRIVRARRITTLDGEADAQVLATVGERIAAVGEAAEAYAALPGAETVDLGDAHLVPGFHDAHCHPMEVANAALRLDLGAGAGTPRERLAARVAATEPGRWIVVQGYNPAADPDGRLDRAAIDAITTRHPVLVIHFSFHMAVAGSAALTLTGLHDGSGPQTGGDLGRDTTGRLDGWLYERTWFDQLYRASGEAALLPQEAPEALLEPLADVFTAYHAAGITSVCDAVTPPAALRTYQHMRERGRLTMRVGTLLWHRYADALRHAGLHAGFGDEWLRIVGVKIIMDGALAGGTCLCRDPYPAETGSANGIQLLDEAELADAVLALHAAGLRVGVHANGDLAVSQVLDAIEAARAAHPEQRINHRIEHCSLVDENLVRRIRAAEVTPVPFGAFVHGHGSKLRRYYGDARAERVSDHRSFLDAGVVVAGSSDHPAGPLEPLLALQTMVTRRTSEGDVLGADRALTVREALSVYTVGSARATGESHLKGRIAPGYLADFTVLGQDLFATAPDALAAVPVRATWVGARQVWSNGDA